In Archangium violaceum, the following are encoded in one genomic region:
- a CDS encoding efflux RND transporter permease subunit, with protein MFSEFFIRRPIFASVISILITLVGAISIPSLPVEQYPNLAAPQVTVTSTYIGASAEVVESAVTTVLERQLNGLEGMRYISSTSSNNGTSTVTVTFEPERDLDVAAVDVQNRVATASGRLPAEVNALGITINKTQSQLLMSFGLYDKEGRYDTGFISNYADVYIRDALLRVKGVGDVRIFGERRFAMRLWLDPVKLASRGLTAQDVVSALREQNVQVAAGQVGQPPSPQGQTYQINVQVLGQLSTPEQFGDIVVQRGEDGSLVRMKDIGRVELGAENYNQLLRFNGRDAVGLGIFQLPGSNALEVREGVVAELERLEASFPPGLIYEKAFDTTAAVEESINEVLLTLLEAVVLVIFVVFIFLHGWRSILVVATTLPVSLLGTFAFVSAFGFSLNTLTLFGLTLATGLVVDDAIVVIENVERVMAEENLPAREATHRSMKQVGGAVVATALVLSAVFVPVSFFPGTTGSIYRQFALTLAFSIGLSALVALTLSPALCARLLRPHEGQKWRVFRWVDQGMDSFRRGYARFLGRLLGPRIRWGVLAGFGVCLAITGLLYKTTPTGFIPEEDQGYLIVAIQGPEGTSLDYTRQVLLQAEKVLSQQPEVTGLFAVGGFSLLGSGPNYGVLFVNLRPWGEREEKEQSVAGLVARLQGPFAAIPGARVLAFQPPTIRGVGSVGGFEFVLEDQSGTHTLDELSAATQQLSARANQSPDLRGVFSSYTASTPLLNVSVDREKAKALGVSLDSLYSTLQVYMGSQYVNDFTFSNRVYRVYVQAATPFRNEPRDISAFYVRSAQGSMVPLESLVKVESVTTAQNIQHYNLFRSATINGQGAPGVSTGQALQAMEAVARQGLPTGYTFEWTGLSLEQKQSAGKVLLIFALGIVFVFLVLSAQYESFALPFVIMLSVPVAMLGALGLQNLRGLANDVFCQVGLVMLVGLSSKNAVLIVEFAEQLRHQGLSVVDAAIQAADTRLRPILMTSFAFLLGVLPLVLASGAGAASRKSLGTAVFGGMLLSTFVNLIFIPVLYTLVETARTKLLKRHETPRPA; from the coding sequence ATGTTCTCCGAATTCTTCATCCGCCGGCCCATCTTCGCCAGCGTCATCTCCATCCTCATCACGCTGGTGGGAGCCATCTCCATTCCCAGCCTGCCCGTCGAGCAGTACCCCAACCTCGCCGCGCCCCAGGTGACGGTGACGTCCACGTACATCGGCGCCTCCGCCGAGGTGGTGGAGAGCGCGGTGACGACGGTACTGGAGCGCCAGCTCAACGGTCTGGAGGGCATGCGCTACATCTCCTCCACCAGCAGCAACAACGGCACCAGCACCGTCACGGTCACCTTCGAGCCGGAGAGGGATCTGGACGTCGCCGCGGTGGACGTGCAGAACCGGGTGGCCACGGCCTCGGGACGGCTGCCCGCCGAGGTGAACGCGCTGGGCATCACCATCAACAAGACGCAGTCGCAGCTGCTCATGTCCTTCGGCCTGTATGACAAGGAGGGGCGCTACGACACGGGCTTCATCAGCAACTACGCGGACGTCTACATCCGGGACGCGCTGCTGCGCGTGAAGGGCGTGGGCGACGTGCGCATCTTCGGCGAGCGCCGCTTCGCCATGCGCTTGTGGTTGGACCCGGTGAAGCTGGCGAGCCGGGGCCTCACGGCGCAGGACGTGGTGAGCGCGCTGCGCGAGCAGAACGTGCAGGTGGCCGCGGGGCAGGTGGGGCAGCCGCCTTCGCCCCAGGGGCAGACGTATCAGATCAACGTGCAGGTGCTCGGGCAGCTGTCCACGCCGGAGCAGTTCGGCGACATCGTGGTACAGCGGGGCGAGGACGGCTCGCTGGTGCGGATGAAGGACATCGGCCGGGTGGAGCTGGGGGCGGAGAACTACAACCAGCTCTTGCGCTTCAACGGCCGGGACGCGGTGGGCCTGGGCATCTTCCAGCTCCCCGGCTCCAACGCGCTGGAGGTGCGCGAGGGCGTGGTGGCCGAGCTGGAGCGGCTCGAGGCCAGCTTCCCGCCGGGCCTCATCTACGAGAAGGCCTTCGACACCACGGCGGCGGTGGAGGAGTCCATCAACGAGGTGCTGCTCACGCTGCTGGAAGCCGTCGTGCTGGTCATCTTCGTGGTCTTCATCTTCCTGCACGGCTGGCGCAGCATCCTCGTGGTGGCCACGACGCTGCCGGTGTCGCTGCTGGGCACCTTCGCCTTCGTCAGCGCGTTCGGCTTCTCGCTCAACACGCTGACGCTGTTCGGCCTGACACTGGCGACGGGTCTGGTGGTGGACGACGCCATCGTGGTCATCGAGAACGTCGAGCGCGTGATGGCGGAGGAGAACCTGCCCGCGCGAGAGGCGACGCACCGGAGCATGAAGCAGGTGGGCGGCGCGGTGGTGGCGACGGCGCTGGTGCTGTCGGCGGTGTTCGTCCCGGTGTCCTTCTTCCCGGGCACCACGGGCTCCATCTACCGGCAGTTCGCGCTCACCCTCGCCTTCTCCATCGGCCTGTCGGCGCTGGTGGCCCTCACGCTGTCCCCCGCGCTGTGCGCCCGGCTGCTGCGTCCGCACGAGGGACAGAAGTGGCGCGTCTTCCGCTGGGTGGACCAGGGCATGGACTCCTTCCGGCGCGGCTACGCGCGCTTCCTCGGGCGGCTGCTGGGGCCGCGCATCCGGTGGGGCGTGCTGGCCGGCTTCGGGGTGTGCCTGGCCATCACCGGGCTGCTCTACAAGACGACGCCCACCGGCTTCATCCCCGAGGAAGACCAGGGCTACCTCATCGTCGCCATCCAGGGCCCGGAGGGCACGTCGCTGGACTACACGCGGCAGGTGCTCCTGCAGGCCGAGAAGGTGCTCAGCCAGCAGCCGGAGGTGACGGGCCTGTTCGCCGTGGGCGGCTTCTCCCTGCTGGGCAGCGGTCCCAACTACGGCGTCCTCTTCGTCAACCTGCGGCCCTGGGGTGAGCGCGAGGAGAAGGAACAGAGCGTGGCGGGGCTGGTGGCCCGGTTGCAGGGACCGTTCGCGGCCATCCCCGGCGCGCGGGTGCTGGCCTTCCAGCCGCCCACCATCCGCGGCGTGGGCAGCGTGGGCGGCTTCGAGTTCGTCCTGGAGGACCAGTCGGGCACCCACACGCTGGACGAGTTGTCGGCGGCGACGCAGCAGCTGTCGGCGCGGGCCAACCAGTCACCGGACCTGCGCGGCGTCTTCTCCTCCTATACGGCGAGCACCCCGCTGCTCAACGTGTCGGTGGACCGGGAGAAGGCCAAGGCACTGGGCGTGTCGCTGGACTCGCTCTACTCCACGCTGCAGGTCTACATGGGCAGCCAGTACGTCAACGACTTCACCTTCTCCAACCGCGTCTACCGCGTCTACGTGCAGGCGGCCACGCCCTTCCGCAACGAGCCCCGGGACATCTCCGCCTTCTACGTGCGCTCGGCGCAGGGGAGCATGGTGCCGCTGGAGAGCCTGGTGAAGGTGGAGTCCGTCACCACCGCGCAGAACATCCAGCACTACAACCTGTTCCGCTCGGCCACCATCAACGGCCAGGGGGCGCCCGGTGTCAGCACGGGCCAGGCGCTGCAGGCCATGGAGGCCGTCGCCCGCCAGGGCCTGCCCACCGGCTACACCTTCGAGTGGACGGGCCTGTCACTGGAGCAGAAGCAGTCCGCGGGCAAGGTGCTGCTCATCTTCGCCCTGGGCATCGTCTTCGTCTTCCTGGTGCTCTCCGCGCAGTACGAGAGCTTCGCCCTGCCCTTCGTCATCATGCTGTCGGTGCCGGTGGCCATGCTCGGAGCGCTGGGGCTGCAGAACCTGCGCGGGCTGGCCAATGACGTCTTCTGCCAGGTGGGTCTGGTGATGCTGGTGGGCCTCTCCAGCAAGAACGCCGTGCTCATTGTCGAGTTCGCCGAGCAGCTGCGTCACCAGGGCCTGAGCGTGGTGGACGCGGCCATCCAGGCGGCGGACACGCGGCTGCGGCCCATCCTGATGACGTCCTTCGCCTTCCTCCTGGGCGTGCTGCCGCTGGTGCTGGCCTCGGGAGCGGGAGCGGCCTCGCGCAAGTCGCTGGGCACGGCGGTCTTCGGCGGCATGCTGCTGTCCACCTTCGTCAACCTCATCTTCATCCCCGTGCTGTACACGCTGGTGGAGACGGCGCGCACGAAGCTGCTCAAGCGGCACGAGACACCACGCCCGGCCTGA
- a CDS encoding aminotransferase class I/II-fold pyridoxal phosphate-dependent enzyme, with protein MVRAARHIENVRYAIRNVVAEASRLEAQGRRILYLNIGDPLKFDFRTPPHLIEAVHRAMKEGHNGYAPSAGIPAAREAIAREAARNGIPGITASDVVVTTGASEALELALTALLEPGERVLLPCPGYPLYGALMAKLSAQGVPYSLNEENGWSLDLEEIDALCTPGTRAILLCSPNNPTGAVLDRKVLEGLLEIARRRGLVVLSDEIYDKLLYDKAHVATASLATDVPIITFNGLSKAYVACGWRVGWLVFCNAHLMPELKSAVMRLADARLCSPAPQQYAIEPALEGPQDHIPEMMGRLRARRDLMVRRINAIPGLSVVEPAAAFYAMVRLQLPGVTSDEDFVLSLLREKGVLFVHGSGFGQKQGTQHFRVVFLPREDVLTTAFDRLETFVRERYSR; from the coding sequence TTGGTTCGCGCCGCCAGACACATCGAGAACGTCCGATACGCCATCCGCAACGTCGTGGCCGAGGCGAGCCGCCTCGAGGCCCAGGGGCGGCGGATCCTCTATCTGAACATCGGGGACCCGCTGAAGTTCGACTTCCGCACCCCGCCGCACCTCATCGAGGCGGTGCACCGGGCGATGAAGGAGGGCCACAACGGGTACGCGCCCTCGGCGGGCATCCCAGCCGCGCGCGAGGCCATCGCCCGCGAGGCGGCGCGCAACGGCATTCCCGGCATCACGGCCTCGGACGTGGTGGTCACCACGGGAGCCAGCGAGGCGCTGGAGCTGGCGCTCACCGCGCTGCTGGAGCCCGGGGAGCGCGTGCTGCTGCCCTGCCCCGGCTATCCGCTCTACGGCGCGCTCATGGCCAAGCTGAGCGCCCAGGGCGTGCCCTACTCGCTGAACGAGGAGAATGGCTGGTCGTTGGATCTCGAGGAGATCGACGCCCTGTGCACGCCAGGCACGCGGGCCATCCTGCTGTGCAGCCCCAACAACCCCACGGGCGCGGTGCTGGACCGGAAGGTGCTGGAGGGCCTGCTGGAGATCGCCCGGCGGCGCGGGCTCGTGGTGCTGTCGGATGAGATCTACGACAAGCTGCTCTACGACAAGGCGCACGTGGCCACGGCGTCGCTCGCGACAGACGTGCCCATCATCACCTTCAACGGCCTGTCCAAGGCGTACGTGGCGTGTGGCTGGCGGGTGGGGTGGCTGGTCTTCTGCAACGCGCACCTGATGCCGGAGCTGAAGAGCGCGGTGATGAGGTTGGCGGACGCGCGTCTGTGCAGCCCGGCCCCGCAGCAGTACGCCATCGAGCCCGCGCTGGAGGGACCGCAGGACCACATCCCGGAGATGATGGGGCGGCTGCGCGCGCGGAGGGACTTGATGGTGCGGCGGATCAACGCCATCCCCGGACTGTCGGTGGTGGAACCGGCCGCCGCGTTCTACGCGATGGTGCGCCTCCAGCTGCCCGGTGTGACGTCGGATGAGGACTTCGTGCTCTCGCTGCTGCGCGAGAAGGGCGTGCTGTTCGTCCACGGGAGCGGCTTCGGGCAGAAGCAGGGGACCCAGCACTTCCGGGTGGTGTTCCTGCCGCGGGAGGACGTCCTCACCACGGCCTTCGACCGGTTGGAGACGTTCGTGCGCGAGCGCTATTCACGGTGA
- a CDS encoding imm11 family protein → MKYFQLRDDMRIPGRWVLSDPLDENGQEVDPWLFDEGKPLELQGTLRLPQAQPGRALDFSLTTLAIPVVHARVVSLLERSGLQQQVQWLPVQVEGQPEPYFILNALRVIRCIDDSRCEQVQYWRPEDGEPDKVGQYRVVSGLRIDPSRVGDASIFRTWGWSVALIVSEPLKQALEQENVTGPRFTEV, encoded by the coding sequence ATGAAATACTTCCAGCTCCGAGACGACATGCGCATTCCTGGACGCTGGGTCCTGTCGGATCCCCTCGACGAAAACGGTCAGGAGGTCGATCCCTGGCTGTTCGACGAGGGGAAGCCCCTGGAGTTGCAAGGAACGCTTCGTCTCCCCCAGGCCCAACCGGGACGTGCGCTCGACTTCAGCCTCACCACACTCGCCATCCCCGTGGTCCATGCCCGGGTCGTCTCACTCCTCGAGCGCTCAGGTCTCCAGCAGCAGGTGCAGTGGCTCCCTGTTCAGGTGGAGGGACAGCCCGAGCCCTACTTCATCCTCAACGCGCTTCGTGTCATCCGCTGCATCGATGACTCGCGCTGCGAGCAGGTGCAGTACTGGCGGCCAGAGGATGGAGAGCCCGACAAGGTGGGGCAGTACCGCGTGGTCTCTGGCCTGCGCATCGACCCGAGCCGGGTGGGAGACGCCTCCATCTTCCGAACCTGGGGTTGGAGCGTGGCGCTCATTGTCTCCGAACCTCTCAAACAGGCACTGGAGCAGGAAAACGTCACGGGTCCCCGATTCACCGAGGTCTGA
- a CDS encoding U32 family peptidase produces MPPRRPEILAPAGDLDSMRAALASGADAVYFGLDEGFNARARADNFNLERLPETMALVHRAGARAYLTLNTLIFEPELPVVERILRRVAEAGVDALIIQDPAIALLARAICPQLELHASTQMTVSSAEGIRFARGLGITRVVVPRELSTTEIRRLASQTDMELEVFIHGALCMSWSGQCLTSEAWGGRSANRGQCAQSCRLPYDLMVDGQKRDLGDVKYLLSPKDLAGVRAVPELVDIGVHSLKIEGRLKGPQYVTTTVQGYRRWVDGVVAGKPDERQLASDLADMSLTYSRGFSNGFLAGSDHQTLVEGRFPKHRGLYLGRVRSVSGKEVVVTPDERPWTGALGLGEERPEAPGGQVSSPLAGEPTPADVDPRPGMGVVFDASTPEDKHEPGGPIFRVDRRGNGWVLGFGHPGPDLGRVAPGQRVWLNSDPSLARRTEGLLSHGEPEGRIPLTLKLSGAEGTPLRLHASAWGHEGSASSQTPLAAAKGKGLDEALLRDKLGAFGGTPFTLAHLDCTELAPGLHLPVSELKALRRDLVAGLSAAVERGPKRTVVETPVLEQVRASLLANVPEALAEDGARLLPLCRNDEQLEAVIAAGLREVELDWMEMVGLQRAVERAKAAGLRVTIATVRVQKPGEEGYDARLDRLRPDAVLVRHWGAMMHFLERPAGQPRPVLHGDFSLNVTNSLTAAHLLRLGLDTLTFSHDLDETQLFSLLDHAPANRFAVALHHHIATFHTEHCVYSHNLSNGRDYRSCGRPCERHQISLRDRIGLEHPVIVDVGCRNTVFNAQAQSAASLVPKLLERGVRRYRVEFVRESREEAARVLSAYQELLAGRISPTEAVRRTAVHEQFGVTRGTMQVLS; encoded by the coding sequence ATGCCTCCCCGACGTCCTGAAATCCTCGCCCCGGCGGGCGACCTCGATTCCATGCGCGCCGCGCTCGCCAGCGGAGCGGACGCCGTCTACTTCGGGCTCGACGAGGGCTTCAACGCCCGCGCCCGCGCCGACAACTTCAACCTGGAGCGCCTCCCCGAGACGATGGCGCTCGTCCACCGGGCCGGGGCTCGCGCCTACCTGACGCTCAACACGCTCATCTTCGAGCCCGAGCTGCCCGTGGTGGAGCGCATCCTCCGCCGGGTGGCCGAGGCCGGCGTGGACGCCCTCATCATCCAGGATCCGGCCATCGCCCTGCTGGCCCGTGCCATCTGCCCCCAACTGGAGCTGCACGCCTCCACGCAGATGACCGTCTCGAGCGCCGAGGGCATCCGCTTCGCCCGGGGCCTGGGCATCACCCGCGTCGTCGTCCCGCGAGAGCTCTCCACCACGGAAATCCGCCGGCTGGCCAGTCAGACGGACATGGAGCTGGAGGTCTTCATCCACGGGGCGCTCTGCATGTCCTGGAGCGGCCAGTGCCTCACCAGCGAGGCGTGGGGCGGGCGCTCGGCGAACCGGGGCCAGTGCGCCCAGTCCTGCCGCCTGCCGTATGACCTGATGGTGGACGGCCAGAAGCGCGACCTGGGCGACGTGAAGTACCTGCTCAGCCCCAAGGACCTGGCGGGCGTGCGCGCCGTGCCCGAGCTCGTGGACATCGGCGTCCACAGCCTGAAGATCGAAGGCCGGCTGAAGGGCCCGCAGTACGTGACGACCACGGTGCAGGGCTATCGCCGGTGGGTGGATGGAGTCGTCGCCGGCAAGCCGGATGAGCGCCAGCTCGCGAGCGACCTGGCCGACATGTCCCTCACGTACAGCCGCGGCTTCTCCAACGGCTTCCTCGCGGGGTCGGACCACCAGACGCTCGTCGAGGGCCGCTTCCCCAAGCACCGGGGCCTGTACCTCGGCCGGGTGCGCTCCGTGTCCGGCAAGGAGGTCGTCGTCACGCCCGACGAGCGTCCCTGGACGGGAGCCCTCGGCCTGGGCGAGGAGCGTCCCGAGGCGCCGGGCGGACAGGTGTCCTCTCCGCTCGCGGGAGAGCCCACTCCGGCCGACGTGGATCCGCGCCCGGGCATGGGGGTCGTCTTCGACGCGAGCACGCCCGAGGACAAGCACGAGCCCGGAGGACCCATCTTCCGCGTGGACCGGCGGGGCAATGGCTGGGTGCTCGGCTTCGGGCACCCGGGACCGGACCTGGGGCGGGTGGCGCCCGGCCAGCGCGTGTGGCTCAACAGCGACCCGTCCCTGGCGCGCCGCACCGAGGGTCTGCTCTCCCACGGCGAGCCCGAGGGCCGCATCCCGCTCACCCTGAAGCTCTCCGGCGCCGAGGGCACGCCCCTGCGCCTGCATGCGAGCGCCTGGGGGCACGAGGGCTCGGCCAGCAGCCAGACTCCGCTGGCGGCCGCGAAGGGCAAGGGCCTCGACGAGGCGCTGCTGCGGGACAAGCTGGGTGCCTTTGGAGGCACGCCCTTCACGCTGGCGCACCTGGACTGCACGGAGCTGGCGCCGGGCCTGCACCTGCCCGTCTCGGAGCTCAAGGCGCTGCGGCGCGACCTCGTGGCCGGACTCTCCGCCGCCGTGGAGCGGGGCCCCAAGCGCACCGTGGTGGAGACGCCGGTGCTGGAGCAGGTGCGCGCCTCGCTGCTCGCGAACGTGCCCGAGGCGCTCGCCGAGGACGGTGCGCGCCTGCTGCCGCTGTGCCGCAATGACGAGCAGCTGGAGGCGGTCATCGCCGCGGGCCTGCGCGAGGTGGAGCTGGACTGGATGGAGATGGTGGGCCTGCAGCGCGCGGTGGAGCGGGCGAAGGCGGCGGGGCTGCGCGTGACGATCGCCACGGTGCGCGTGCAGAAGCCGGGCGAGGAGGGCTACGACGCGCGGCTGGACCGGCTGCGGCCGGACGCGGTGCTGGTGCGCCACTGGGGAGCGATGATGCACTTCCTGGAGCGGCCGGCGGGCCAGCCGCGTCCGGTGCTGCACGGGGACTTCTCGCTCAACGTGACCAACTCGCTGACGGCGGCGCACCTGCTGCGGCTGGGGCTGGACACCCTGACCTTCTCGCACGACCTGGACGAGACGCAGCTCTTCTCGCTGCTGGACCACGCGCCGGCGAATCGCTTCGCGGTGGCGCTGCACCACCACATCGCCACGTTCCACACGGAGCACTGCGTGTACTCGCACAACCTGTCGAACGGGCGCGACTACCGGAGCTGTGGCCGTCCGTGCGAGCGGCATCAAATCTCACTGAGGGATCGCATCGGACTGGAGCACCCGGTCATCGTGGACGTGGGGTGCCGGAACACGGTGTTCAACGCGCAGGCGCAGAGCGCGGCCTCACTGGTGCCGAAGCTGCTGGAGCGAGGGGTACGCCGCTACCGGGTCGAGTTCGTCCGGGAGTCGCGAGAGGAAGCGGCGCGGGTGCTGAGCGCCTACCAGGAGCTGCTGGCGGGGCGTATCAGCCCCACGGAGGCGGTGCGAAGGACAGCGGTGCACGAGCAGTTCGGGGTCACGAGGGGAACGATGCAGGTCCTCAGCTGA
- a CDS encoding nuclear transport factor 2 family protein, translated as MSEAKKNVERTRQTFEEMSRTGSVQPLLDMLADDAVFKLSLPPGTPLSGEFRGRLAIVDYFDRLDDVLDVQEIHTWDFVGNGDQVIVLGDEQFIVRKTGRACHSEFSLVLDFLDGKIVRVLVIEDLSGVVEAYSSAGTRAASRVSGA; from the coding sequence GTGTCCGAAGCGAAGAAGAACGTGGAGCGCACCCGGCAGACCTTCGAGGAGATGTCTCGCACCGGCTCCGTCCAGCCCCTCCTCGACATGCTGGCCGACGATGCCGTCTTCAAGCTCTCCCTCCCCCCGGGGACTCCCCTCAGCGGCGAGTTCCGCGGCAGGCTGGCCATCGTCGATTACTTCGACCGGCTCGATGACGTGCTCGACGTCCAGGAGATCCACACCTGGGATTTTGTCGGCAACGGCGACCAGGTCATCGTCCTCGGCGACGAGCAGTTCATCGTCAGGAAGACTGGAAGGGCCTGCCACAGCGAGTTTTCTCTCGTCCTCGACTTCCTCGACGGGAAGATCGTTCGCGTGCTCGTCATCGAGGACCTGTCCGGGGTCGTCGAGGCTTATTCCTCCGCGGGCACTCGGGCGGCTTCACGGGTCTCCGGAGCTTGA
- a CDS encoding prephenate dehydrogenase/arogenate dehydrogenase family protein, which yields MSQVAIVGYGRFGRALGSLLEAAGIGYRALDPVADIPEAHRANSFQELVAGTELIVVAVPVPRMQAVLENLLPHLRPEQLVLDVGSVKVKPVHALNAVLGTRVPWVGTHPLFGPLSLAMAERPLRVVVCPNPLHPNAARQARAFFERLGCEIIEQTPEGHDRIMAHTHALTFFVAKGMLDAGSGVDVPFAPASFKALSRTIETIRADAGHLFAAIQHDNPFAAEARSHLLGALGAIHQELEAIPPEAEAPETPHLELPALETGLPELTETRELIDQVDRELVELLARRAELARRALQAKAQAGQPVPDPAREEAMVASRRAWAAERGLDPEGVEAIFRAVLRFSRRAQHTKG from the coding sequence ATGTCGCAAGTCGCCATCGTTGGATACGGACGCTTTGGCCGCGCGCTGGGCTCACTGTTGGAGGCGGCGGGGATCGGCTACCGGGCGTTGGACCCGGTGGCCGACATCCCCGAGGCCCACCGTGCCAATTCGTTCCAGGAGCTGGTAGCCGGAACGGAGCTGATCGTGGTGGCGGTACCGGTGCCGCGAATGCAGGCCGTGCTCGAGAACCTGTTGCCGCACCTGCGGCCGGAGCAGCTGGTGCTCGACGTGGGGAGCGTCAAGGTGAAGCCGGTGCACGCCCTGAACGCGGTGCTCGGCACGCGGGTGCCCTGGGTGGGGACGCATCCCCTCTTCGGTCCACTCAGCCTCGCGATGGCGGAGCGCCCCCTGCGGGTGGTGGTCTGCCCCAACCCGCTCCACCCGAACGCGGCGCGCCAGGCGCGGGCCTTCTTCGAGCGGCTGGGCTGCGAGATCATCGAGCAGACGCCCGAGGGGCATGACCGGATCATGGCGCACACGCACGCGCTCACCTTCTTCGTGGCCAAGGGGATGCTGGACGCGGGCTCGGGAGTGGACGTGCCCTTCGCGCCGGCGAGCTTCAAGGCGCTGTCGCGGACCATCGAGACCATCCGGGCGGACGCCGGACACCTCTTCGCGGCCATCCAGCACGACAACCCCTTCGCGGCGGAGGCGAGGAGCCACCTGCTCGGCGCGCTCGGAGCCATCCATCAGGAGCTGGAGGCCATCCCCCCCGAGGCCGAGGCGCCGGAGACACCGCACCTGGAGCTCCCCGCGCTCGAGACGGGCCTGCCGGAGCTCACGGAGACGCGCGAGCTCATCGACCAGGTCGACCGCGAGCTGGTGGAGCTGCTGGCCCGGAGGGCCGAGCTGGCCCGGCGAGCGCTCCAGGCCAAGGCGCAGGCGGGACAGCCGGTGCCCGACCCGGCGCGGGAGGAGGCGATGGTCGCCTCGCGGCGCGCCTGGGCCGCCGAGCGGGGTCTGGATCCGGAGGGGGTGGAGGCCATCTTCCGCGCCGTGCTGCGCTTCTCCCGGCGTGCCCAGCACACGAAAGGCTGA
- a CDS encoding DUF3060 domain-containing protein produces the protein MSKFVRGTVLSGVLAGLLLAPAVGVAQGRASVKVDANGNVEVKAGNTEVKTQGAGVNVQGGGAEVEAQGDEEGAGARLEISGTESQETHRCSPKTEVDITGSDNVVTLTGECKSVSVSGASNKVTVEAVAAITVTGADNSVTWKRAVGGKKPKVSRSGANNKVTQAR, from the coding sequence ATGTCGAAGTTCGTTCGAGGAACGGTGCTGTCGGGCGTGCTCGCGGGTCTCCTGCTGGCTCCCGCCGTGGGAGTGGCGCAGGGCCGCGCGTCCGTGAAGGTGGACGCGAACGGCAACGTCGAGGTGAAGGCGGGCAACACGGAGGTGAAGACCCAGGGCGCTGGAGTGAACGTCCAGGGTGGTGGCGCCGAGGTGGAGGCCCAGGGTGACGAGGAAGGCGCGGGCGCGCGGCTCGAGATTTCGGGGACGGAGAGCCAGGAGACGCACCGCTGCTCGCCGAAGACCGAGGTGGACATCACCGGCAGCGACAACGTGGTCACGCTGACGGGTGAGTGCAAGAGCGTGAGCGTGAGCGGCGCCAGCAACAAGGTGACGGTGGAGGCCGTCGCCGCCATCACCGTGACGGGCGCCGACAACTCGGTCACCTGGAAGCGGGCCGTGGGCGGCAAGAAGCCCAAGGTGAGCCGCTCCGGTGCCAACAACAAGGTGACGCAGGCGCGCTGA